The genome window CTCCAGATCTATCTTTTATTCGGGCGAGAAGTCAAGAAGAACTAGGCAAGACATCAGATGCAGTAAAAAACTATCTCGTTCTCGCTAATCAGAAATCCAATCGGGATATAGCTGTAAAAGCTAACAGAAGACTTATGCTAATCGGAAATTTCTATCAGACAAATACAGAATTGGTTGAAGTAGCTTCTCGAAACGCTATAAATCTAAATGACACACAAGCTCTAAAGAAAGTAGAAATCGGGAAAAAATTAACTCAGGAATCAAAAATTATTAAAATACTGAGTGATCCCAATGCAAATTTAGAAATCGATGCAGAGACTCTAAAAGAATTAAAATTAGAAGTCGAGGCAACTACCAATGAAATGCAAAAAGAAAAAGAAGAACTAAAAACCGTAATTCAAACCTCAAAAAAGGAAGAAGTCTCAGTTGAGATTCAAATCCCAACCGACCTTAAAATAAAAATTACTTTAAAAGATGGGCGAGTCATTTACGCAAATTCTATCAATCAATCACAGGATTTTTTAAATATTGAAACAAATAATTTCCCGATTCGAACACCAATTCGAAATCTAAAACAGATTCAATCTAGTCGAGGAAATTCAGTTCAATCAGAAAATTATTTAGTTTTGACCGATATTTCTGGAGTAAGAAAACAGATTACGGAAATCACAAATAAAGAGGATGCTCTTCAGCTAATTTCTAAAAAATCAGATGAGATGATTAAGGCAGAATTGAACCATTCGAAAATCAAATCAATTAGTCTAGTCAGGTAATTTGAAAATTATAGGAATTTAAGGTAGATCTTTATCCGAACTAAAAATTGTAAAAAATTTATCTAAAGATGAAAGCTTCAAAATGACCAAAACATCAGGATTCACATTTAAAAGATAAAAATTGCCTTCTTCGGTTTTCATTCTTTTTTGTAGATTGGCGAGTAAAGCTATTCCTGAAGAATCCAACAGCTTAATATTGATCATATCAAAAACAAGGGAATCAATTCCATCGTCGACTAGCTTGTGAATCTCTTTCTTAATAGCTGGTGCAGAATAAATGTCTAATGCCCCTTCGAATCTAATAACAGTGTGATTTTTGATTTTATTGACTGTAAAGCTCATAGAATTTCTTTCCTCCATTTCATATATTCGGAAAATATTGTAAAGAAATTATTAAACTAGTTTGCTTTGGAAAATTTGGTTTGGAGCTTTTTTAGAAGTTCGGTGACGGCTTGGTTGTAGCCATCATAGCCTCCCTTGTCATACTGATTCAAATTCTTATAATCAAGTTCGCTCATTTCCAGTAACATTTTGTTCAGTTCTGTCTCGAAAAAATCCTTTCTAATGTATATCCGATCAAATGTCTTGGGGTGCATGGACTATCATTCTCAACAATACTTATGAGAATCAAGAAATTTTTATTATCTTAGTTGAATATCTATTACCTAATGTTATACTAGCCTACGGAAACGATGTAAAATGAATATCCTAATCTTGGATGAAAGCTCGAAAAATGCTGAGAGAATTAAAACTGGTCTGATAGATGCAAATTTGGTTTTTAAGCTTGAAATTGGAATAAATTGGGAATCAGCAATCGAACTTTTACAAACGCAAGTTTGGAGTTCAATCGTCTGCAATGAGAATTTTGCTCAAAAACCATGGAAAGATCTTTTATTATATATCCGAAAGATTTTTCCATCTACCAATCTTACTTTTATTGTTGAAAAAGATTTCAAAAATAGCTTAGAAATACTTAAAGCTGGTGCAGATGACATTTTGTATCTAGATGATCTGGAACGATTCTCATATATTTTAAAAAGAGAAATCTATTCTCAGAAGGAAGCCGAAAGAAAGGGATTACTCCTAACTCAATTGGAGAACTCATTTAGAGAAATTCAATTTCAAAAGTTCTCACTCGATCAAGCGGCAATAGTTTCAATATCTGATAAAGACGGAAATCTATCCTATGTTAATGATAAATTCTGTAAAATATCGGGATATAAAAGAGAAGAGGTCACAGGCAAATCCCATAGAATTTTAGATGCTAATTCCCATGATTCAATTTTTTGGGATAATTTCTACTCAACGATTTCAAACGGAAAAGTATGGAATGGTGAGATAAAAAACAAAAAAAAAGATGGTTCTTATTACTGGGTTGATATGACTTTAGTTCCATTTATAGATGCATCAAACAAAGCATATAAATATGTAGCAATTCAATTCGATATTACAAACAGAATTCTTGCTGAAGAACAATTAACCCGAGATGCATTCTATGATCCGTTGACTGAATTGCCTAATAGAGCATTATTTCTAACCAAGATTGAACAACAGATATTCAATCGTAACATCAATCGAAATATAAAAATTGCTATTGTCATTATCAATCTAGATCGGTTCAAGAGAATCAATAACTCTATGGGTTTTTATGCAGGTGATCTACTAATCAATCGACTTAAAGAAATATTCGTTAGTTTAGAAACCAATATCTTGATATCAACCGCAAGATTAGGAGGAGATAGCTTTGGTTTTCTTCTTAGTGGAACGGAATTAGACAAAATCCTTGTTCAACAATTTATTGATCAGATTAAAACCATCCTTGAGCGCCCAATTCAAATTTTGGATAAAGAAATTTTTGTTACCTTTTCTTCTGGTGTGGCTTTTCTTGGAGAAGGTGGAAGTGACGGAGAAGAACTTGCAAAGAATGCAGAAATTGCAATGTTTCAAAGCAAAGAAACTTCTAAATCAGATTTAGTTTTTTTCATACAAGTATGTTAGAAGACATACAAAAAAAAATGGTAACGTACAACCATTTAAAAAGAGACATCAACGACAATAGGATCCTTACGTATTTTCAACCTATAGTAAACTTGCGGACAATGGAATTACTGGGTTGGGAGGCACTCGTTCGATGGAACCATCCTGAGCGGGGAATTCTTTCTCCTTACTTTTTTTTAGAAGAGGCGGAAGAATCTGGACTAATCAATCGAATTTCCGAAATTGTAACTGCTCAAAGTTTTGATTTTTACAGAACTTGGGTAACAAGTGATTCGAATAATCCTGACTTTTTTCTAAGCCTCAATCTTTCCTCTTCTCAGTTTCAAAATCAAAATATTGCAGAAGCGTTTGAAGCTATGGCTGCTTCATACAATATTCCGAATAATC of Leptospira sp. GIMC2001 contains these proteins:
- a CDS encoding tetratricopeptide repeat protein, producing MTYSRYILFFVGMLGFFIISARSITGAKLLELRLNIQKDQIMNYELSSHALRSKLRQVFLDKDDFENEIKINILESSILNSGDQNVEVNLTSWDLAGIQLVNGVRLLSLKKPVKIVDDQRNTLMLQFAFQQERIRKYQVAHNQYDVLENSLNSDSEEAAFVYLHNAFCIAMIGNHDLAIAKLENVISSFPGSHYSKNAKLLISLIQESKSKAKKIKSDKQEPSIYANNLFSNGNYEEAIKVLDSLPNPTPDLSFIRARSQEELGKTSDAVKNYLVLANQKSNRDIAVKANRRLMLIGNFYQTNTELVEVASRNAINLNDTQALKKVEIGKKLTQESKIIKILSDPNANLEIDAETLKELKLEVEATTNEMQKEKEELKTVIQTSKKEEVSVEIQIPTDLKIKITLKDGRVIYANSINQSQDFLNIETNNFPIRTPIRNLKQIQSSRGNSVQSENYLVLTDISGVRKQITEITNKEDALQLISKKSDEMIKAELNHSKIKSISLVR
- a CDS encoding STAS domain-containing protein, with amino-acid sequence MSFTVNKIKNHTVIRFEGALDIYSAPAIKKEIHKLVDDGIDSLVFDMINIKLLDSSGIALLANLQKRMKTEEGNFYLLNVNPDVLVILKLSSLDKFFTIFSSDKDLP
- a CDS encoding sensor domain-containing diguanylate cyclase, which translates into the protein MNILILDESSKNAERIKTGLIDANLVFKLEIGINWESAIELLQTQVWSSIVCNENFAQKPWKDLLLYIRKIFPSTNLTFIVEKDFKNSLEILKAGADDILYLDDLERFSYILKREIYSQKEAERKGLLLTQLENSFREIQFQKFSLDQAAIVSISDKDGNLSYVNDKFCKISGYKREEVTGKSHRILDANSHDSIFWDNFYSTISNGKVWNGEIKNKKKDGSYYWVDMTLVPFIDASNKAYKYVAIQFDITNRILAEEQLTRDAFYDPLTELPNRALFLTKIEQQIFNRNINRNIKIAIVIINLDRFKRINNSMGFYAGDLLINRLKEIFVSLETNILISTARLGGDSFGFLLSGTELDKILVQQFIDQIKTILERPIQILDKEIFVTFSSGVAFLGEGGSDGEELAKNAEIAMFQSKETSKSDLVFFIQVC